ATTCAAAGGTCTTAGTGGCTTTGCATGGAGTCCAATGACTAAGAGGTTTGAGGCTGAGGATCATGTATGGGAGGAATTAATTAAGGTGAGTTGCATTATTCATGACATGTGATGCTGATCATTATGTTATTTATTTACACAACATAATACTAACTAATGTTGTCATTTAATTTGTGAAAGGAAAAACCTCATGCTATTAAATGGAAACGATCGCAAGTCAAGCACTATGATACATTGAAGGAGCTTTTTGGTGCTGATCGAGCAACGGGAAAAAAAGCCTTAAGTGCTGGCCAAATATTGCGTGAAATGGAGAAGGAAACTGTGGACTTAAATGATGTTGGCGATGACACTTCTATGCCGGAACCAAATGCTGGTGTATTTGAGGGGGAGCAATTCTCCCCTCCTAATGTTGACTCTTTTAGCCCAGCCCAAGCACCCTCCCATCAATCTACAGGTACATCTGGTTCACGAGGAACAAAGCGTAAGACACCGATGATTGATTCCTTTGATTCTCAAGTGGAGAAAATGACCAGTGCTCTTGGATTGATGTCTGATGCATTGATTAGTGGTAATTGTATTTCTAGTAAGCTGCATGATGTGGCTGAAAGGCAGGTGGGAGTCGCAGAACGTCAAGTTGTAGCAATTGAAGAGCGCAATGAAATTTACAAAGACCAGTTGACCGTCTTTAAACATAGTAAACCACGTATATATACTGAATCAGATGTGTGGAACATGTTGACTGAACTGAATGTAATTGATCACCTCCGCATGCAGTGCTATGAATTTTTATGCACTAATGATCAAAAGAAGCGCCTGCTTTTTGGTGTACCAGCTCACATGCGCCTGCAGACTCTGTTTCAAATGATGAATGTCGGTGGGCTGCAGTGACAGTTCATGTTCAGCCTATGTTTTTTTGCTAGTGTGCATTATGTACTTTTTGGGGTGTTTGTACTGAAGACATCTTCTAGTGCCTTTAGCTATTTTGTGTTACTAATTTGTAATCTATTATGGAAAGAAGTAGGAAGCTAGGGAAGGGTTTTTTGATGTAAAAGGATCTATTTTTTTGTTATGGTGGCAGTCATATGCTTTGTAAGCCTTTTGAATGTAATTGACTCAAACATTATGTATGGATTATAGCAAATGTAATATAATTACTTCTATTATTGATTTTCCCTATCTTAATATATATTagcaattttctttttctttatatttatcACATTTGATGTCTCTATTATGATTTCACTCTCACTTGAGTTAATTGGTGCCTGGTTACTACTGCAATTGCTTCTTTTTGAAGGAGGGGCATTGTTAATTGGTGCATGGTTACTACTGCAATTGCTTCATGTGCTGGTTTAGTCTTAAGAGGTATATATTTGCTGGTATATTGTTGTCTAATACAAAGGGAGTTATTTCCTTGCGTGATGTGGCAGTCCTTGGAGGGTTGGAATTGAATCATTGCTACCTATATTGCTTGCTATCTTTTTATTGATTTTGCAGGGTGATTTGGAGCAGCCACATTTAAGTCATTTTGATATAATAATGACTTGTTTTGTAATGTTTTTGCTGTTCTGGATGGTCTGCCAATGCATTGGGTCAGGAGCAGAAGTTTTGATATGATGTTGGTGGCCTATTGCTGTTATATTGCCAAAGGAGTGGCACTCAATGGGTTGCTCTTGAATTGTACATGACAGGTTTGGCTGAGGTGTTTCTTACAAATGTATGAAATGATGGTGGTCTTGATAGGGATCTGTTACTATTTCTGCATAAGTGATAAGGTGTTGTTCTTGCAAAGTGTTGTATTGACATTTAGTTTTGTTTATAGTGGGATTAAAGTCAAACATGAATTGACAGCAATTGGGCATCTTTTAACGAGGTCTCAAATCTGTTAGGAATTGCAGGCAGATTTTTCACAGGCATCTGGATTTTTTACAAGCATGCAGTACTAGTAGTTGTGGCCACTGCATGTTAGAAAATACATTTCTGGCGGTTTTGAGCCCCCAACACGTTCTTTTGGAACCGACAGAAATTACTTGTCCAGTACATGATGTCACATTAGAGTTTGGGCAAAAATGTCTTTTAACACAAAAAGTAACCTTCTCTCTTTCCACTATCTATTCAACCAAACAAAGAGATAGAGATCCACgtcattctctcttctctatctctcttctctttttatcataccaaacaacctctaaatctactctatctctcacctatttctctctactcaacttctctcttctctactctctcttctctactctctcttctctatctctctcttcacaaCCAAACAGAGTGGAAAGGAATGCGTGTGAATAGCTATTGAAATAGAGTGCATCCGTCAAGCCTCATAAATtacaattaacaaaaaaaatcacattcaTTATAATTAACGTCATAAAATTTTACTTTAAATATAAGAAtaagaattaaataaaaagtgcACTTTTTAATTTATGAACCATATTAAACTTTGtactataaattttttttggtacataaagATAAATTGCGCTCGCCAAAAATCGATACCTAGACCTTCCCCTACCTAACTCATATGTCCAAACTTTGTACTATAAtataatatgtatatatatatatattagtttttttacaatatattatcttatttaattctaaatatGTAAATATGTCACATTAAAAATAATGTCACTCCTTTCCACCTATTCTCCAACACTTGTTTTTTCATGTTGTTAAGAGGAATTCAACATTATTTAAGAATAAATCTAATACAATTAACAAAACTAATCATTTTTTTAATGGGAGTGTGAAGGAATTGATTGGTTCTTATATTAAGAAAGTGTATCCTAGCTATGAATTATGATATATATACAGAACGTGCTATAAGCATGCA
This is a stretch of genomic DNA from Lotus japonicus ecotype B-129 chromosome 1, LjGifu_v1.2. It encodes these proteins:
- the LOC130732235 gene encoding uncharacterized protein At2g29880-like produces the protein MSKSKGQAGEPTQVRAVILRWTEDMDQILLDAFCEEVTKGNRPDGAWTTQGYANVLEALRAGVSPTMTKQNIKNRMKTMKDNFTEAYDLFKGLSGFAWSPMTKRFEAEDHVWEELIKEKPHAIKWKRSQVKHYDTLKELFGADRATGKKALSAGQILREMEKETVDLNDVGDDTSMPEPNAGVFEGEQFSPPNVDSFSPAQAPSHQSTGTSGSRGTKRKTPMIDSFDSQVEKMTSALGLMSDALISGNCISSKLHDVAERQVGVAERQVVAIEERNEIYKDQLTVFKHSKPRIYTESDVWNMLTELNVIDHLRMQCYEFLCTNDQKKRLLFGVPAHMRLQTLFQMMNVGGLQ